The following are encoded together in the Primulina tabacum isolate GXHZ01 chromosome 18, ASM2559414v2, whole genome shotgun sequence genome:
- the LOC142532544 gene encoding serine/threonine-protein kinase PBL27-like encodes MSRVYDNWERLVAAVLKKQQLWELCHQHSRSPSTCSEASESSSTSFNCVPFGFSSLQEELETKKASIDEGSIHTAPRAFTFRELTAATENFRPDFILSEGGFGRLYKGQLKGTKQIVAVKQIDRNGVQGNREFLVEVLMLSELHHPNMVNLIGYCADGDHRLLVQEYMPFGSLDDHLHDLQPEKAPLDWNTRMKIATGVARCLVYMHDTANPPVIHRNVKSSNILLGEGHHPKLSHFGLAKFGPVGDKTYVSTRVMGTYDYCAPEYAMTGRLTVKADVYSYGVVLLEIITGKRAIDNSRDVEEISLVAWARPLFQDGTKFTQMADPKLQGRYPVRGLYQALAVSAMCLQMDPDVRPSMADVATAINYINSQNWSPETASSRV; translated from the exons ATGTCTCGGGTGTACGACAACTGGGAGAGGCTCGTGGCAGCAGTTTTGAAGAAACAGCAGCTCTGGGAACTTTGCCACCAACACTCGAGGAGCCCGAGCACCTGCTCCGAAGCATCGGAATCAAGCTCTACTTCCTTCAATTGTGTTCCCTTTGGCTTTTCAAGCCTTCAAG AAGAGCTGGAGACAAAGAAAGCTTCAATAGATGAGGGATCGATTCATACTGCTCCACGCGCATTTACTTTTCGTGAATTGACTGCTGCTACTGAGAATTTTAGACCAGATTTCATTTTGAGTGAAGGTGGATTTGGAAGGTTGTATAAAGGTCAACTTAAGGGCACTAAACAG ATTGTGGCTGTAAAGCAAATTGATAGGAACGGTGTGCAAGGAAACCGGGAATTTCTTGTCGAAGTGTTGATGCTGAGTGAACTTCACCACCCAAACATGGTGAACCTCATAGGGTATTGCGCTGATGGTGATCATAGACTTTTAGTTCAGGAGTATATGCCATTTGGATCTTTGGATGACCATCTACATG ACCTTCAACCTGAGAAAGCGCCGCTTGACTGGAACACAAGGATGAAAATAGCCACTGGTGTAGCAAGGTGCTTGGTGTATATGCATGATACGGCAAATCCACCTGTTATTCACCGAAATGTGAAGAGCTCAAATATTTTACTCGGTGAAGGGCATCATCCCAAGCTCTCTCATTTTGGATTGGCCAAATTTGGTCCAGTTGGTGACAAAACATACGTATCTACTAGAGTTATGGGAACATACGACTATTGTGCACCAGAATATGCAATGACAGGACGACTTACAGTCAAAGCAGATGTTTACAGTTATGGAGTTGTCCTACTGGAGATAATTACTGGCAAAAGGGCTATTGACAATTCAAGAGACGTTGAAGAGATCAGTTTAGTTGCATGG GCTCGTCCTTTATTTCAAGATGGAACAAAATTCACACAGATGGCTGATCCCAAGCTGCAAGGTCGGTACCCAGTTAGGGGTCTGTATCAAGCTCTAGCTGTTTCTGCTATGTGCCTTCAGATGGATCCCGACGTCCGACCTTCCATGGCAGATGTGGCTACAGccataaattatattaattctcAGAACTGGTCCCCGGAAACGGCCAGTTCAAGAGTCTAG